The uncultured Hyphomonas sp. genome includes a region encoding these proteins:
- a CDS encoding F0F1 ATP synthase subunit gamma, with product MPSLKDLKNRISSVKSTQKITKAMQMVAAAKLKRAQDAATAARPYAERMAAVLANLSASASGGGPKLLTGTGNDETHLVVVMTAERGLAGGFNTYTVKLARQTIQALQGEGKTVKVLTVGKKGREQLKRDFDSLFIGHVDLSTVKGDDFSEPAIALGKNITTRFEDGEFDVATLIYSQFKNVLSQVPTAQQMIPAAPPAEAETIDLGGAIYQYEPSEDAILEALLPRYINTQILSAMLEGSAGFYASQMTAMDNATRNAGEMIDSLELQYNRARQAQITKELIEIISGAEAL from the coding sequence ATGCCCAGCCTGAAGGACCTTAAGAACCGGATCTCCAGCGTGAAATCCACGCAGAAGATCACCAAGGCCATGCAAATGGTGGCCGCGGCGAAGCTGAAGCGCGCGCAGGACGCCGCAACGGCGGCTCGCCCGTATGCCGAGCGTATGGCCGCTGTTCTGGCCAATCTGTCGGCGTCCGCCAGCGGCGGTGGCCCGAAACTGCTGACCGGCACCGGCAATGACGAGACGCATCTGGTCGTCGTCATGACGGCCGAGCGCGGCCTCGCCGGTGGCTTCAACACCTACACTGTCAAACTTGCCCGTCAGACCATTCAGGCGCTGCAGGGCGAGGGGAAGACCGTGAAAGTGCTGACCGTCGGCAAAAAAGGCCGGGAGCAGCTGAAGCGGGACTTCGACAGCCTGTTCATCGGACACGTCGACCTCTCCACCGTGAAGGGCGATGACTTCTCCGAGCCGGCAATTGCCCTCGGCAAGAACATTACCACCCGTTTCGAGGATGGTGAGTTTGATGTCGCAACGCTGATCTATTCGCAGTTCAAGAACGTGCTGAGCCAGGTTCCGACCGCGCAGCAGATGATCCCGGCGGCGCCGCCTGCCGAAGCCGAGACGATCGATCTGGGCGGGGCGATCTATCAGTACGAGCCGTCGGAAGATGCGATCCTTGAGGCGCTCCTGCCGCGCTACATCAATACGCAGATCCTGTCGGCGATGCTGGAAGGCTCTGCTGGTTTCTACGCCAGCCAGATGACCGCCATGGATAACGCGACCCGCAACGCCGGCGAGATGATCGACTCGCTGGAGCTGCAGTACAACCGCGCACGCCAGGCACAGATCACCAAAGAACTCATCGAGATTATTTCGGGCGCGGAAGCGCTCTAG
- the ubiA gene encoding 4-hydroxybenzoate octaprenyltransferase has product MTAPQFSPADSALPGWLSSLPPGMRPYAMLARWDRPVGIWLLYLPCLIGLAFERIETGVYLTDFLWAVLFLIGATAMRGAGCTWNDITDRDFDAQVERTALRPLPAGLVTLREAHIFLGAQLMVGFLVWLCLPGDAKIVALLSIPLVAAYPFMKRVTWWPQAWLGATFNWGALVGAAVAGSVGFPAILLYVGLACWTVAYDTIYALQDREDDALIGVKSTARLFGKHAALYSFGFFIIAAALIAAASGIQGAGRMGAVTSLAFLGHATSQISRLKRRGEGVALAVFKSNVWTGALVALGLTLAAMTPEPAPRTLFSGPEIVPDGNPDKVTLPFGLELQTGPREPGLPETWLASEIRRTLERDGYVFPDAPESPDEP; this is encoded by the coding sequence ATGACCGCGCCCCAGTTCTCTCCTGCCGACAGCGCCTTGCCGGGCTGGCTCTCCAGCCTGCCGCCGGGCATGCGCCCCTACGCCATGCTGGCACGCTGGGACCGGCCCGTCGGCATCTGGCTCCTCTACCTCCCCTGCCTGATCGGGCTCGCCTTCGAGCGGATCGAGACCGGGGTTTACCTCACAGATTTCCTGTGGGCCGTCCTGTTCCTCATCGGGGCGACCGCCATGCGGGGGGCAGGCTGTACCTGGAACGACATCACCGACCGTGATTTCGATGCGCAGGTGGAGCGGACGGCCCTGCGGCCGCTTCCGGCCGGACTTGTTACCCTGCGTGAGGCCCACATCTTCCTGGGTGCCCAGCTGATGGTCGGCTTCCTTGTCTGGCTGTGCCTGCCGGGCGATGCCAAGATTGTCGCCCTGCTCTCGATCCCGCTGGTCGCAGCCTACCCCTTCATGAAACGCGTCACCTGGTGGCCGCAGGCCTGGCTGGGGGCCACTTTCAACTGGGGCGCCCTCGTCGGCGCCGCGGTGGCTGGCAGTGTCGGCTTCCCGGCCATCCTGCTCTATGTCGGCCTCGCCTGCTGGACCGTGGCGTATGACACGATCTACGCCCTGCAGGACCGGGAAGACGACGCCCTGATCGGCGTGAAGTCCACCGCGCGCCTCTTCGGCAAGCATGCCGCGCTCTACAGCTTCGGCTTCTTCATCATCGCGGCGGCCCTGATCGCAGCCGCCTCCGGCATCCAGGGTGCGGGCCGTATGGGCGCTGTCACGTCGCTCGCTTTCCTCGGCCATGCCACGTCGCAGATCTCCCGCCTGAAACGCCGGGGTGAAGGCGTGGCCCTCGCGGTCTTCAAGTCCAATGTCTGGACCGGCGCGCTGGTGGCCCTCGGCCTGACGCTGGCCGCCATGACCCCGGAACCGGCGCCCCGCACCCTTTTCTCCGGGCCGGAAATCGTGCCTGACGGCAATCCGGACAAGGTGACCCTGCCTTTCGGCCTGGAGCTCCAGACAGGACCGCGCGAACCCGGCCTGCCTGAAACCTGGCTCGCCAGCGAAATACGCCGCACACTGGAACGTGATGGCTATGTCTTCCCGGACGCCCCTGAATCACCGGACGAACCGTGA
- a CDS encoding enoyl-CoA hydratase/isomerase family protein has product MSELVSTEIDGRVAIVRFDTGARANALSQQLMQDLTEAALQFHDAPEISTVILTGRADQFSMGADLKDPAGTTAAKSSLRERRILLRRGPRMCEAWENVDALTICAVEGWCVGGGVALATSCDLRVAAENSVFYVPEVERGMNMSWGSIPRFVALVGPARAKRIAGLCEKIDAATALNWGLADHVVPAGTAMHKAREVAAAASRLPPTALKMVKQDVNVAALALAKATAHRDLEAFALLQRSDDFREGIKAFLEGRDPEFTGD; this is encoded by the coding sequence ATGAGCGAGCTCGTCAGTACCGAAATCGATGGCCGTGTCGCCATTGTCCGGTTCGACACCGGTGCTCGCGCCAACGCCCTCAGCCAGCAGCTGATGCAGGACCTCACAGAAGCCGCGCTCCAGTTCCATGATGCACCGGAGATCTCAACGGTCATCCTCACCGGTCGCGCTGACCAGTTCTCCATGGGCGCGGACCTGAAAGACCCAGCCGGAACCACAGCGGCGAAGTCCTCCCTCCGGGAACGGAGGATCCTGCTGCGCCGGGGCCCGCGCATGTGCGAGGCATGGGAAAATGTGGATGCACTGACGATCTGCGCCGTCGAAGGCTGGTGTGTTGGCGGCGGCGTTGCACTCGCCACCTCCTGCGACCTGCGGGTCGCTGCGGAAAACTCGGTCTTCTACGTTCCGGAAGTCGAGCGCGGCATGAACATGAGCTGGGGCTCCATCCCCCGCTTCGTGGCGCTGGTCGGCCCGGCACGCGCGAAACGGATCGCAGGGCTTTGCGAAAAGATCGATGCCGCAACGGCGCTCAACTGGGGCCTTGCTGACCATGTCGTGCCAGCCGGCACCGCCATGCACAAGGCGCGCGAAGTGGCCGCCGCCGCGTCCCGCTTGCCACCGACAGCGCTTAAAATGGTCAAGCAGGATGTGAATGTGGCGGCGCTGGCACTGGCAAAAGCCACCGCCCACCGCGACCTGGAAGCCTTCGCCCTGCTCCAGCGCTCGGACGATTTCCGGGAAGGCATCAAGGCCTTCCTCGAAGGCCGCGACCCGGAATTCACCGGCGACTAG
- a CDS encoding ATP synthase F1 subunit epsilon, which produces MADKLHFSLVSPAKELFSGEVDHVIAPGTEGEFGVLANHAPYMTTLRNGVVRVLEGDTVKMRIFVRGGFADVTSAGLTILAEEARMLDDVTVEDVQAEMEATHLKLQSLDKDDPTRVIIQEHYDYLESLKAALVH; this is translated from the coding sequence ATGGCCGATAAACTCCACTTCTCGCTCGTTTCGCCCGCGAAAGAGCTCTTCTCCGGAGAGGTCGATCATGTGATCGCGCCCGGTACGGAAGGCGAGTTCGGCGTGCTGGCAAATCACGCGCCTTACATGACGACGCTGCGCAATGGCGTGGTGCGCGTGCTGGAAGGCGACACGGTCAAGATGCGCATCTTCGTGCGTGGCGGCTTTGCGGACGTCACGTCCGCTGGCTTGACCATCCTGGCTGAAGAGGCCCGCATGCTCGACGACGTGACCGTCGAAGACGTGCAGGCTGAAATGGAAGCCACGCACCTGAAGCTTCAGTCGCTCGACAAGGATGACCCGACGCGCGTGATTATCCAGGAGCACTACGACTATCTCGAGAGCCTCAAGGCCGCTCTGGTCCACTAG
- a CDS encoding DsbA family oxidoreductase — MPVVIEMVSDLVCPWCWLGKRRIEAAMALVPDVEVQLLFRPYELDPTIPAGGVDYKEYMRKAFSSPEAKERSGAMRQALIDYGEAEGIPYRFDEISWRPNSLDAHRVVHWAQGQNKGAAAKEALFQAFFHDGRDIGDHGVLVDIARQIDLDPTIVADLLATDADVVTVRAEEKYFREIGITGVPTYIANRQFAAQGAETPEKLARFIRHAAEHPPAANA, encoded by the coding sequence ATGCCTGTTGTCATTGAAATGGTTTCCGATCTCGTCTGTCCCTGGTGCTGGCTCGGCAAGCGCCGCATCGAAGCGGCCATGGCCCTGGTGCCGGACGTTGAAGTACAGCTCCTGTTCCGCCCCTATGAACTTGACCCGACCATTCCGGCGGGCGGGGTCGACTACAAGGAATACATGCGAAAGGCGTTCAGCTCGCCGGAAGCGAAAGAACGCTCTGGTGCGATGCGTCAGGCGCTGATCGATTATGGCGAGGCGGAAGGCATTCCCTACCGATTCGACGAAATCAGCTGGCGCCCGAACAGTCTCGATGCCCACCGCGTCGTTCACTGGGCGCAGGGCCAGAACAAGGGGGCCGCCGCGAAGGAAGCCCTGTTCCAGGCTTTCTTCCATGACGGGCGCGATATCGGCGACCACGGCGTGCTTGTGGACATCGCCCGGCAGATCGATCTCGATCCGACGATCGTCGCGGACCTGCTCGCGACAGATGCGGACGTGGTGACCGTGCGTGCGGAGGAGAAATACTTCCGCGAAATCGGCATCACAGGCGTTCCAACCTATATCGCCAACCGGCAGTTCGCTGCGCAGGGCGCTGAAACTCCGGAAAAACTTGCGCGCTTTATCCGCCATGCAGCCGAACACCCGCCCGCGGCCAACGCATGA
- the atpD gene encoding F0F1 ATP synthase subunit beta: protein MSTPANAKGRISQVIGAVVDVEFDGELPAILNALETDNNGTRLVLEVAQHLGENTVRTIAMDSTEGLVRGGPVADTGKAITVPVGPKTLGRIMNVIGEPIDERGPIGADIDRPIHAPAPEFIDQSTESEVLVTGIKVVDLLCPYAKGGKIGLFGGAGVGKTVLIQELINNIAKLFGGYSVFAGVGERTREGNDLYHEMIESKVINLEGESRVALVYGQMNEPPGARARVALTGLTQAEYFRDEEGKDVLFFVDNIFRFTQAGAEVSALLGRIPSAVGYQPTLATDMGQLQERITSTNKGSITSIQAVYVPADDLTDPAPATSFAHLDATTVLNRAISEKGIYPAVDPLDSTSRILDPLVVGEEHYGVARGVQEILQKYKELQDIIAILGMDELSEEDKLVVARARKVERFLSQPFDVAEVFTGSPGVQVKLEDTIKGFKGLIAGDYDHLPEQAFYMVGDIEAAKAKAAKMMADA from the coding sequence ATGAGCACTCCCGCAAACGCCAAAGGCCGCATTTCCCAGGTCATCGGCGCCGTTGTCGACGTTGAGTTCGATGGCGAGCTGCCGGCTATCCTCAACGCGCTTGAAACCGACAACAACGGTACGCGCCTGGTGCTGGAAGTTGCTCAGCACCTCGGTGAGAACACGGTTCGCACCATCGCCATGGACTCGACCGAAGGTCTCGTCCGCGGCGGCCCGGTGGCAGACACCGGCAAGGCGATCACCGTTCCGGTTGGTCCGAAAACCCTCGGCCGCATCATGAACGTCATCGGTGAGCCGATCGACGAACGTGGCCCGATCGGCGCTGACATCGACCGCCCGATCCACGCTCCGGCACCGGAATTCATCGACCAGTCGACCGAATCCGAAGTGCTCGTCACCGGTATCAAGGTCGTCGACCTGCTCTGCCCGTACGCCAAAGGCGGCAAGATCGGCCTGTTCGGCGGTGCCGGCGTTGGCAAGACGGTTCTGATCCAGGAACTGATCAACAACATCGCCAAGCTGTTCGGTGGTTACTCGGTCTTCGCCGGTGTCGGCGAGCGGACGCGTGAAGGTAACGACCTCTATCACGAGATGATCGAATCCAAGGTTATCAACCTGGAAGGCGAGAGCCGCGTGGCCCTGGTCTACGGTCAGATGAACGAGCCTCCGGGCGCCCGTGCCCGCGTCGCCCTGACCGGCCTGACACAGGCCGAATACTTCCGCGACGAGGAAGGCAAGGACGTCCTGTTCTTCGTGGACAACATCTTCCGCTTCACCCAGGCCGGCGCCGAGGTGTCCGCCCTTCTCGGCCGTATCCCGTCCGCTGTGGGCTACCAGCCGACGCTGGCGACCGACATGGGCCAGCTGCAGGAGCGTATTACCTCCACGAACAAGGGCTCGATCACCTCGATCCAGGCCGTCTACGTTCCGGCTGACGACCTTACCGACCCGGCCCCGGCCACCTCGTTTGCCCACCTTGATGCGACGACGGTTCTGAACCGCGCCATCTCGGAAAAAGGCATCTACCCGGCTGTGGACCCGCTGGACTCCACCAGCCGTATCCTCGACCCGCTGGTCGTTGGCGAAGAGCACTACGGCGTTGCCCGCGGCGTGCAGGAAATCCTGCAGAAGTACAAAGAGCTGCAGGACATCATCGCCATCCTCGGCATGGACGAACTGTCGGAAGAAGACAAACTCGTCGTGGCGCGCGCCCGGAAAGTGGAACGTTTCCTGTCGCAGCCGTTCGACGTGGCTGAAGTCTTCACCGGTTCGCCGGGCGTTCAGGTGAAACTGGAAGACACGATCAAGGGCTTCAAAGGCCTGATCGCTGGCGACTATGACCACCTGCCGGAACAGGCCTTCTACATGGTCGGCGACATCGAAGCCGCCAAAGCCAAGGCCGCCAAGATGATGGCAGACGCGTAA